The nucleotide sequence ggaaggtaagaaataaaatggcaaaatttACCTAGGGAAATGTATCTTATAAAGTTCAAATTTTCGCAACTTGAGGCTTCAGTGTAGACTAGACGTTGTCATCCTCGCTTGAAGTGGCGCCTGAGGTTTCAGTTCCCAGTGTTACTATTGTTGTTGTCTCACTTTGCTTAGTCGTGAGTTCAAAGGACTTGCATAGGAAATGACCAGGGACCAGGCCAGGACGAACTTCACCCCCTCGGCAGGACACGAGGCCTACGAAGGACGACGTTTGTTGGCCCGAGTCACGCAACTTTAGGGCTCAGCGTTTTGTTGCCGGGCAGCCGAATCGGGTTTATTAACCCCACAAGACACACTTTTCACAATATTCACCTGCCCCGGAGGCAGTTACTTCTGCATTGGTCCCTGCAATTCATTTTGGCAGAACTATAGAAACTACTCATACTTCACGCTCGCTTAAATCCTGACCCATTTTCGAATTGAGGGTTGTTGGGTTTTAGAGGGCGTTACCCTGGTTTACACCTGATCCCGCTGATAGCGCAGAcgacaataaattaaattcatgtTACGTAAATGGTTTTggttatttaatttgattgcagCCCTAATTGTGCGTTTCTTGACAAAGCGTTACATCGGGGAGTACGATCATCAGACTGAGAATCGCTACAAGCACGAGGCTATGGTGGATGGCGAACCGGTGCTCTTTGAAATACTAGACACATGTCCCAAGGTGGGTTATGagaatcaaataaaattatatagatTATAGATTAATATCGCATTATTCCAGGCTGAAGACGAATACCCCAATGCAGCTGAGCTCGTTCAGTGGGCCGATGGCCTATTGCTGGTCTACTCGATAACAGATCGCAAGAGTTTCAACTATATACGCCGTGCCAAATCCGATCTTCAGTCCGATACACCCGTCCAACTTTGTGCCAACAAAGTGGATATGGTGCACCTGCGCCAGGTGAGCCGCGACGAGGGCGAAATCCTGGCCAAGGACTTTGAGTGCAAGTTCAGCGAGGTCTCCGCCGCCGACCACGTCGACCAGGTGGCCGAGGTTTTCAACGAGCTGTGCAAAGAGGTGCTGGCCTCCAAGCGCAAGTCCAAGCAGAGTCTGCTGGAAAGGATGCTCGGTGGAGCACGACCCTACAGCCGAGGGAAGAGCGACAGCAATTTGCCAAAAGACTGATAGCGGTGATGGgatttttatgtaaataaatgtacATTTTTCTATAAATCAAACGGAACAATTCTAGTTTTTCTCTTATCATCATTGTTTTGCGATATAAAATCCTTAATAATTACAGAAAAATATGTCATGCGTATCTGAagttaaaatgtatatttataacaTTGTTTGTAATgatattacatattatttactCTTTTTCTAAGACGGAAATGGGTTTCCCAACTTTCAGCTTACGAGAGGCTTCAGAGACACGAAAGCTTTTTAGAcagcttttaaatttaatgagtgGCGCCACTAGTAGACTTGTGGTAAAATCAAGTTgtaaaataattgtaaaataCAAAAGTGGCCTCGATTTCAATGATTTCTTTTTATGATGCAATTTTCATTACTTGGGTAAGAACGAAAGGATGTTTAGTTCCTTGATGGGAGAGATTActtcatatacatatagtgcTTTCATGCTTCAAAGGCGAAACTGAAGACCCTCTTTGTATTGGAGGTTCGAAGGGGCCTAATCATTAGCACTAAGTTAATAAGTCTAATTACATGTGTTATCCCCATTATCGATCGATTAGGCATTctcaatatttgcatttaatattaataaaggAAAACCCTTACAGAACTGTTAgcattttattgccaaatATGCATAAAGTGCCTTTAGCTGTAATTTAACAACTTCAAACCCACTATTAAGGAATTAAGTATTCAATCGTTTAACAAGTAAATTCCCTAACCCACTGCCAACCTTTGGATTCTTCCCCAACTCTAGGTAAACTTCCGCTTTGAGAGCGCGTGTGCACGACTTTAAATTAGCCAGAGTCAACAAGTGGCCCAGTGAAGCGTGTAAGCCCACTTAAGACTTTCGGCTCCAGACTCTATACATGCAGCTCCAGCTCACGCTCTCGAAGATGGGACGGTGATTGGCGATGACAAACCGATCACTTTGTCCAATTGTTGACATTGCGTCAGCTCTCTTTCTGCGTATCGGACTGTTACCGGCTTTGTTTGACCAGCTAAAACCATAATATTGACCGACCCGTCAATGGGAGCACTGATGCGCAGAATTGGGCCCAAGCCAAGTCGATCCATTGATTCAATCGCGTGCCAATGTCTAGTGTGCACCCATTAtcgctcatacgccccgtCTTCCACCTGGCTCAAAAGCCAGACAGGGTGGCTGCTGCTTGGCAACTGCTAATGGGAAATTTTATGCACGATTTTCTTGCAATTATTTAACAACATTGACGGCTTCTGGCATGAAATCTCACAGGTTTTCTCCACTTACCTTTACAACTTATTATCTCTGCCGTTTGCAGTTTTGCTTAATTAgctttgcatttaaaattctaattttaatttatgatcGAAAGTGGTCTTGGTATCTGAGCCCTTAGCTACCGGCGGCAGTACTTATCTGGGCCAGGTGTCGTATTCAGTATTCCGGAGTGGTCTGAACTATTTAGTGATCGCGCAGCTGGCCAACGTGGATGTAATTGTCTAGCCAATTGGTGCTGTAATAGTTTATAATTATGGACCGCGTGACACTACTTGGGAGGGAGACTTAGCATGGCCCAGAGGAACATTGTGGAATGTAGTTTAGTAGTgcctttaaaatatttacaaaaagaATGCAACAAAACATTCGATAGGATTTACCAGTCTTAATTATAAGGATTAGTTAGATGAATCACCACCTAAAAACCTATAAATAGAATATCAGTATGTTGGGATCCTCTCTGTATTACAATAATTCCCAGTTTGGGAAAATTTATGTAACACTACGAATAtgttatctatatatatatgagtaATTTATGGATTCATCTCTCACGTTCCTCAATATTCATAAGACCAGCTGTTCCAGCATCCATATGCAAATGAGGGGTTCTACGACCCAATCCACAGCCCAACCCCTGGAGCCACCACATCCCCTCGAGATTGACGGGATGGAAACCTGTTCATACTCTAATTAGCCCGAGAGCTATTGCGATAATAAATGCTCGATCATTTAAATTAGAACCGGCCAACAGGTGCGCCTCGGGCCAAAGCCCCGTGCAGTTGGTAGTGAAGTGGCTAACGGTTTGGCTGCAGATATTCACACCTCCAgcaggtatatatatatatatatagtataaaaTCGAGGTAGCAGCTAAGTATGCGACTAGATTTAGTATCTCTGAAAAGTTCAAGACTCGCGTTTCGACTGCAATTAATTGGCACGAAATGGCGGCCAGAATGCCAAAGCCAAATGCAGAATTTGGCCATGCCAGCTGTAAGTCATTGACTTTGATATTCGAAGTTGGCCAAAGCCAAATATCATAGACCAAAATCAAATACCAAAATACTGGTAATAGCAATAAGAGCCGTAGACATGTTCTAGTTAATTCCTTTGGCTACTTCTACTGTCAAAGCCAAACTCCAGCTAACCTTGGCTTTTGTATTTTTCGGGTTTTTTCGTCGTGGTTTTTATGCGGTTTTAATTAGCCAAATTCGAAATGTTGGCGGCGGCTGTAAATGAGACGTGTTTCGCTTGAAGCTCGGCCGATTGCTACTGCCAAAGCCACTGCCTTTATTcttgttttgaatttttattttctttttgcccaGTTGGGGCagtgtaaaaacaaaaacttaaacaattaatgaaaagtgTTTAATTGCAAAGTGCATTGGGCTTCCGGCAATTATCTCGCCGTTGTCGGTTCAACAAACCCGTGCCAGCCTCGCGTTTCCTGCAACCCTAACCCATTTGCTCAGTGGCCTTGACAGAAGACCATAAAACGATAGCACCATAAGAACCTTATGCCACTgggcatacatacatatactgaACAGTCCCACCAGCTCCAACTGACCAAACGGCACGTAGTCCGCCGGACTTCGTCTTGGCAATCGAATCAAGTGCAAATGTTTGCCCACACCAAATGTATGAATGTACGCTCAGTATTTAGCCAGAGCCAGCCTTTTAAACCTGACCCAAATCAGTCGGACAATTAACCGATTGTGGCCAACTAAAGTTGATAAATGCCCCAGCCTTAGCTCCAGCTGAACTTCGCCGacaattcatatttttattatcatgtAATGCCATAATGGAGATATATCAGCAATTGTCATTAACTATTAAATACCAAGTGCTAAATGGGTATACCGAAGCAGCCGTTCTGTTGGCAATAcatgttatttttttaaaggttCTAATCCAGTTTATTTACTTAACACAATAAACTGAAAGTTAATTGTTGAACACGCCCATCTTATGGGAATGTTAATGCATTAAATCTTAACTCAAGCTTATTTTGTGAAACAATAACCAAATTGTGTTCTTATAAGCTAACAAATTAACCTTTAATTTGAGCACCTATACTATCCTACCCAAtgtcatttaaaatataaattagcCCATATGTCTTACATAAATTCGATGATATTAGCCTATGGGAATTCCCAAGACTTGCTTTATAAATTAGCTTAAGCCAAGTGTGAAATGAGAGACTAATGAAGCATAGAGATTCAAGCAATTCCCATATGTGTCCATGGtgttcaaataattaatacaaaCGATTCTTCTATCTCAAAATAAGAACAACTGCATTTCTTCAATCTGATAAGCTGACATTCTTTTCAGCACACCTGCGAAAGATTATAGGTACTACTACCTTAAGCAATGCAGTTATTGGAAATCCCCTGACTTTTATGCCCAGTACAACCCTTTTGATGATCGGCACACCTGCGAGGGCATTTTAGATTCGATACATCTGTCCCTTATCGTTCTGATTTGATATTAATATCATTATAATTGGACGACAACGTGGGCGTTCCCACGAGTCCACTCCATATCGCCTACATCCGATCGCTGTTGCTACTCGAGACTATTAGCACATTCAGTTTCAATTCACACAGCCAATTATTATATCACAATAAACCCGTACTCGTTCACATATTATAATTGGCATATGATAAATCCGCTCAGGTGTTTATCGGATTTTTTTTCCTTACCACAATTAATATGCTGAGGTAGGTCATGTTTCTAAAACAGCTGTCGCTTTTGATAatcggtaaaaaaaaaatattaaagtaCAAACTtgataaatataaatcaacATCTTGATCACCGAAAATTGGCAGATGAAAAATAGTTTGGGTAGGAAAGCTCCACTGCAGTAATTAATTACAGCATGTTCGCGTGCAATTAAGACTAATTAGTGGAGCCtgctaattaaaataaattggcaCAGGTTGagaatagaataaaatatttccatcGCAGGCCCCTTTCCAATTGTTAATCATGACTTCAGGATCTCTGGCAAGTCAAGgtgtgcaaataaaaaataaaaaaatcattgTAAATTGCTGGGGGCGTGCCACAGCCCCTCCCAGAATTTTAGTTCGTTTTCAAGTTTAAACGATTTCAACTTTATTCATATAATAGCgattaaatgtacatatagagaagaatgtgtatatatatatatttatatatatatttacgatATCTGCACGTTTTGTGCTCCATTCaaacatataattttattgaatttttcaGAACCAACGAAGCCTGGCTTGGGGACCAACTGCGCTTT is from Drosophila melanogaster chromosome 3L and encodes:
- the CG8519 gene encoding uncharacterized protein, isoform A; the encoded protein is MTTRGIRCKKSTLTELKIAVIGAPSVGKSALIVRFLTKRYIGEYDHQTENRYKHEAMVDGEPVLFEILDTCPKAEDEYPNAAELVQWADGLLLVYSITDRKSFNYIRRAKSDLQSDTPVQLCANKVDMVHLRQVSRDEGEILAKDFECKFSEVSAADHVDQVAEVFNELCKEVLASKRKSKQSLLERMLGGARPYSRGKSDSNLPKD
- the CG8519 gene encoding uncharacterized protein, isoform B, producing the protein MVDGEPVLFEILDTCPKAEDEYPNAAELVQWADGLLLVYSITDRKSFNYIRRAKSDLQSDTPVQLCANKVDMVHLRQVSRDEGEILAKDFECKFSEVSAADHVDQVAEVFNELCKEVLASKRKSKQSLLERMLGGARPYSRGKSDSNLPKD